One stretch of Acropora muricata isolate sample 2 chromosome 12, ASM3666990v1, whole genome shotgun sequence DNA includes these proteins:
- the LOC136894112 gene encoding thrombospondin-2-like, giving the protein MAFCKIWVGLVVSVVLFGFAERVEGGFCDGKRDGDYANPSNCYGFISCSGGIAYDKLCAPGLKFNERIDACDYSAPCYQDGGWSNWSPWSRCLVSCGWGRRYRHRTRTCTNPPPSGSGKDCVGHSRQRRRCHIIRSELKIPRDFCQNKKNGNYADPTNPHRFIWCAGGLPMGYGKCNGNLIFDQANDACVSPKTKLREKR; this is encoded by the exons ATGGCCTTTTGTAAAATTTGGGTCGGCTTAGTTGTGAGCGTTGTTCTGTTTGGATTCGCCGAACGAGTAGAAG GTGGTTTCTGCGATGGCAAACGTGATGGCGACTACGCAAATCCCAGCAATTGCTATGGTTTTATATCATGCTCTGGGGGAATTGCTTATGACAAGCTATGCGCACCTGGCTTAAAGTTTAATGAGAGAATAGATGCATGTGATTACAGCGCGCCCTGTTATCAAG ATGGAGGCTGGTCCAATTGGTCTCCCTGGTCTAGATGTTTGGTCTCCTGTGGTTGGGGAAGACGCTACAGACATCGCACGCGTACGTGTACCAATCCCCCACCGTCCGGGAGCGGAAAAGATTGCGTTGGGCACAGCAGACAGAGGCGACGCTGTCACATAATACGTTCAGAACTTAAAATAC cTCGTGATTTCTGCCAGAACAAGAAGAATGGAAATTACGCTGATCCCACGAATCCCCACAGATTCATCTGGTGCGCTGGAGGTCTTCCGATGGGTTACGGAAAATGTAATGGCAACTTAATATTTGACCAGGCCAACGACGCATGTGTCTCGCCTAAAACTAAATTAAGAGAAAAACGATGA
- the LOC136894113 gene encoding uncharacterized protein isoform X1: MERNVGGVFISEEESEDSVMVFNGIDLFALKAPSKKTTRYATRLAGVLFSKEELLGGMIPPLNEKYARIALGGEKIEIMRKCITKKYTQRVLEKMWGDILR, from the exons ATGGAG AGGAATGTTGGTGGTGTTTTCATTAGCGAGGAGGAATCAGAAGACTCTGTAATG GTCTTCAACGGGATTGACCTGTTTGCTCTAAAAGCACCCTCCAAGAAGACAACAAGGTATGCTACCCGGCTAGCTggagttttgttttccaaagagGAGCTGCTTGGTGGGATGATTCCCCCACTAAATGAAAAGTATGCCAGGATTGCTCTGGGTGGTGAGAAGATTGAGATCATGAGAA aATGTATTACCAAGAAATACACACAGAGAGTCCTGGAAAAGATGTGGGGGGACATACT gaggtGA
- the LOC136894113 gene encoding uncharacterized protein isoform X2 has translation MERNVGGVFISEEESEDSVMVFNGIDLFALKAPSKKTTRYATRLAGVLFSKEELLGGMIPPLNEKYARIALGGEKIEIMRKCITKKYTQRVLEKMWGDIL, from the exons ATGGAG AGGAATGTTGGTGGTGTTTTCATTAGCGAGGAGGAATCAGAAGACTCTGTAATG GTCTTCAACGGGATTGACCTGTTTGCTCTAAAAGCACCCTCCAAGAAGACAACAAGGTATGCTACCCGGCTAGCTggagttttgttttccaaagagGAGCTGCTTGGTGGGATGATTCCCCCACTAAATGAAAAGTATGCCAGGATTGCTCTGGGTGGTGAGAAGATTGAGATCATGAGAA aATGTATTACCAAGAAATACACACAGAGAGTCCTGGAAAAGATGTGGGGGGACATACTGTAA